In Vibrio alginolyticus NBRC 15630 = ATCC 17749, the sequence CGCGTCTTGCGTAAAGCACTTCTTCTTCGGCAGTAAGTAAAGGTGAGAAGCCAATTTCGCCCAAATACAACTGAGTTGCATCTAAGCTTTTACTGCTCGCGTCAAACTCTTCACGCGCAGTCGCTTTGCTTTCTGTGGATGATGATCTTTCGAGTTCGTTATCAATGGTCTTCACTGACGCATTGTCAAATGCAAACTCTTCAACTTTGGTTACTGTGTTGCTGATACTCATAACGCCTCCCCCTGGCGAGTTAGCAAGACATGACAACTCAATATGTCGCTAAATGATGTCGCAAGTTGTTTTTCAAAGTTTTAAGGCAAATAGCGTTTTGGATTCACTGATTTACCTTGATAGCGAATTTCAAAGTGTAGTTTGACCGACTTTGCACCTGAACTACCCATGGTGGCGATTTTTTGTCCGCTTTTTACGCTTTGTCCTTCTGTGACCAGCAGTTTGTCATTATGTGCGTATGCGCTTAAATAATTGTCGTTATGCTTTACTATAATTAAGTTGCCATAACCTCGTAGCGCATTGCCTGAATAAACGACTGTGCCGGCTGCGGTTGAAACGATAGGTTGACCACGCTGTCCTGCGATGTCGATACCTTTATTTCCCTGTTCTCCCGCCGAAAAGTTCTTGATTACTCTCCCTTTTGTTGGCCACAACCACTTTGAAACTTTATCACTCTTTGCTGTGGTGGTTGGCGCTTTTTGCTTCACTTTTTGGTTATCTTTTGAACCAACATACTCCTTTGTTTTCGATTGTTCAACCTTCTTTGGAGGCTGTTTTTGTACGACTTTAG encodes:
- a CDS encoding peptidoglycan DD-metalloendopeptidase family protein, with protein sequence MNKLLRHIGISFVFAAGLVGCAAHSPAPVSSLKKDYSSLERGSYRGSYYEVKKGDTLYFIAYVTDKDVNDLVRYNELTQPYTIYPGQRLKLWAPKYVAPKYGQKVEPVVAPVVTTPPAPVTKTSTASKPKPSSKNSSQKPTETKPKVVQKQPPKKVEQSKTKEYVGSKDNQKVKQKAPTTTAKSDKVSKWLWPTKGRVIKNFSAGEQGNKGIDIAGQRGQPIVSTAAGTVVYSGNALRGYGNLIIVKHNDNYLSAYAHNDKLLVTEGQSVKSGQKIATMGSSGAKSVKLHFEIRYQGKSVNPKRYLP